DNA sequence from the Pseudophryne corroboree isolate aPseCor3 chromosome 6, aPseCor3.hap2, whole genome shotgun sequence genome:
GAAGGAAGGGTGTGTTTTTAAAGAATTATTTACTTATAATTGGCCCAAAACAACATTTGATGGTCTGCAACATATTACAATTTATGATGAAAAAAATAATTTTAGCTTTGATATGTTCCTAACCTATTTAATTGTGAGATGAAGAATCCAGCTTATCTATGATAATACTGGGAAAAGGCAGCAGTCGGAGCTCTCACATCTATTCCTGTTCTACTTAATTCATTACATCCCCTCCCGATGACCTGCACCACGTGCTATATTATTTAGGGTCTCTTACATATTGCTGGGAACGTGCCTGTCACCATTGGTGCTGCTTGACTCTCTTTACAGAAGTGAAGATCCAACACAGAGGCTGCAAGGCTTTCAGTTAGAGACACTTTGTCAGATCTTCCCTGCTATAAAAGCAATCATGAATATCTGGTGATTGGGAGAGACCCCAGCTATATGTGACTTGTGGAACTTTGATAAATCAGCAAATGCAGATATGCCAAAGTATTATTATTGGGGAAAGGATTCAATCAAATTCATATTTTAAGAGAACAACCCTTTTTACCTTAATGGTTTCTAAGAATGATGGCAATGTCACATGGACATTGTACAATGCAGTGGTGTTCTAATTTGGAAGCAAAGCAGCAAAACACAAATTGTTGGCTTATCATCAGCAGGAGGAATGTTCCTTATTCGCCAATATAAATGAATGTCACAGCCAGAGGGGTTGCCATCAAACTTGTTCAATTAGCATTAATACAGATGAAATTATCTATACTCTAGACTTCCTTTTTAACCATTGATTTGCATGTTGTGTGCTCTAGAACATCAAAATCAACAATTCAGGAAATGATGGTGGAAGTGTTTCCCAGCAAGTCAACATCAACAATCAGGACAACATTGCTAATATCAACAGTCTGAATGGCTGGAACTCCTGGGACTCCATCTGCGACTTTGGCACAGTAAGTGTCCTTTAACATACAAGCAAAAACTTAACTGAAAAGAAAATAGCCATGACTCAAATAGCAGCATGTTTTCTACATATGCATCCTTTATACAGACATTCAGGTGACCTACGTGTGCCCAGAGTGGCAGAGAAGAGACTACAGTAGCTTACATTCAGCTAGATAGAAAATTAAAACTAAAACTTTATAAATTCTCCATCTAAATCTGAAAATGCAGTTCTTGGATAGTTctgttaggggtctatttaataagccttggatggtgataaagtggatggagataaagtaccagccaatcagctcctcactgccatggcacaggctgggtttaaaaaatgacagtaaggagctgattggctggtactttatctccgtctactttatctccatcaaaggcttagtaaatagaccccttatttagTCACATGCTAGCAGAGACTATTACATTCCTGAGGTCAGATGGGCCTTACATTCTGGTGAAGCCGTTCTCGCCACTGCCTGAATGGAAAGCATCACTGGAATGGAAGGCACTTTAGGTTGGCCCTGAGGAGATGGGGAGCTAGACCTCAGGTAATCTTCTATAAGTTATGGAATTTAAGTTAGAAAAAATGCAGGTGCATACTCCAagcactaaacactgctaatcaaaataattttaatacattttgcAATTTAATATAGAGTAAAATTATGGAGTTTAGCAAAGTTTTGGCTAAAACtatgggccctcccacccccctGGGCCCCACCCCCACAAACACACCCACGTGACCTCatttggtgggtccctaacatataAGATTCAAGTCCAGAGTACGGGACCCCCAAGGCCGgaatttacagatgtagccatgctcattttacTGTAATGTGGACTGTTGcagcatggcgtgccaggctgcgactatttgcgATCTCTTCATGGAGCGAGTTTTGCAGCATGgtgcatcacagcaaagatgagcatggctacacctGTGACTCATTACTGAAAATCAAGTTCTGAATTAGGCAGTAAGAAAAACCTGAGCCTCTATTTTACAGAGAGATAGAATGTTGAGCTTCCACTGTTTACTATCATCTTATGTCACATACATGCGATACATGACTAATTGTCTATATGCAGACGGGAATCAGTTTTATATCATGTGTGTATGGGTATACAATTGCTCACGTTCCTGCAACATTTATTTCTTTACACCACAGGGGTTTGCTGCTACCAGACTGTACAACAAGAAGATCTGTGTTGTCACCAAGATGAAACCAACCTTCCCCACCCTCGAGCAGCTCAGCGCCATTGCCAAAAACAAGCAACAGGTAATGTGATATCGATGTTTAATCAAGGGAATAACTatagggtgcaggggatgcaggtgATATCAGGCACAACTCCTAGAGGGCCCAGAACATGCAATCAGTGCAGTAACTTGGGGTTTGCGACCTATGCAATTAATatcataaaacattaaaaaaaattacagtgTAATGTGATTCTACCTGTCAACTTTTGTCAGAGCTGTACATTTAGTAAAGCTTTAATAACAGACAAGCGATGGTGTTACTCATAGCAACCAGTCATAATCTAGCAATCATTTATCTATGGCATTTTAGATAATGTCATagtgaatctgattggctgctaagtGCAAAACCAtaatttgtctgttttagaagctttagtaaatctaccccattatATCCAACCGCAGTAACATTTATATCAAATATGACATGAGGATGACATTTTATACTTCCTGATCCgttgtggattttctagctgtgtgTAGGATTTCAGGTTTTACTGTATATGCTAATTATGTTATTGAGTGACATGCTTCTTTAAGTGGTATTGATGTTTTGAGTATAAATTACAATATGTCACTTTGTCACCTCCAGGCTTCTCCCAACACCCAGCTGGTGACCTACACTATCAACCAGAAACCCATTGTTAACATTGAAGAGTATGGCAAGCACATTGAATCTCTGTGCAGAGGCATGCCAGCCTACACTGCCCAGGAAATGCCCAGTGAGTATCATTAATATACAGTAAGACATAGAACTCTTGTACAGTGTTTGCACCTGACTGGTTTAGCACAAGATAGCACTAACACCTAACCTGTGCCAAACCAGTCAGGTGCAAGCACTAAGACTGAGCAGACATATAAAATAGTTCTTATAGCTAAAAGGCATATATCTATTTATACAAAGGTGGGGGATTTGATTCTTGCAGATCTGGCACTGTGATGTTCTACTGACCACATGCCTAGTAATTACAGGAGCCCAGCATCATTACTGTCCTATCTGCATTCTATGGAGCACTAGGGAAATATGGTGTTCCTAACATAGCATAGCCTGATTACTGACTTGTCTCAAAACATTATTAAGTAATGTTAATACCTGTTGGGCACAAACAACTTAAAGTCTCCACAGCAATCAAGGTGATGCAATAAGGGGAGGGGTTGTGTCTGGCTGCAGTTGTGTGAGAAAGACATTCAGTGTCTGGAGCAGAATTGTGCTCTCCTGTACCCAATAGGCAACACTAGGTAGGGGTCCGGCCATAGCACTCTCTAGCTTTCCTGGTCCCCTGCCAGTAACTTTACATCATAGTTCATTAGTATAGTTTGAAAATGATGGGACCCAGGAAGAGATGTATCAAACGTTCTAAAGAGTTGAGAAGTTGCTCATAGATACAGTAGCTTTtagatagcatttatcaagtatattctataaaTGAAAGGTAAAAGCTTGTCCACTTTTGAAAAGGATGGATGCATTTCCCTCAAATCACACTTGGGTGGTTTTACACATTTATTATATTACTTTATTATATAAGGACATACAGTACTCATTACAGTTTCATGGTAATGTTACTCTGTGTCCTGCTCCTTCTCTGCTTCATTCTCCTTCCCTCATCTTAGTGTCTACGCCCATAGATTAGACAGGTTCCAATGTTTAGACAGACAATatctaggtcgacagttattaggtcgaccccatatgatcGACAGGCATTAGGTGGAcactggacaaaaggtcgacatgcattaggtcgacattgtagatcttctataccacacccagatTACACCACCATTCACAATACACCTAGTGGTGGTCTTAGCAAATATAATGGAACAGTATTAAGTAGCAGTGAAGATGCCAACGTAAGGACTGTGACATAGGTATACATTAGGGAAGTTATAGGAGTTTTAGAAGTCACCTCAGAGTTTCATGACTGATATAAAAGCATGGAACTAACAACATTTTCCAGTGTATTTTAGGTAACAGGAATGTCCTCAGAAGCTTTAGTTTGTTCTTATTTGCTATTTACTTCATCTCAGCCACCAAACCCCATGACCCCATCATCCATCCATTCCCATCTGTATAAAAATACATAGAAATATCTCAAACCATGGGAAAAAGTATATGCCAGACatatacaatggggtaaatttactaaggtggaattttttttagaactggtgatgttgcccatagcaaccaattagattctattaattatcttctagaagcagctagataaatgttacgtagaatctgattgcttactatgagcaacatcaccagttctaaaaaatttccaccttagtaaatttgccacaatgtgtgtgtgtgtgtgtgtgtgtgtgtgtgtgtgtgtgtgtgtgtgtgtgtgtgtgtgtgtgtgtgtgtgtgtatatatatatatatatatacacacacacaagtgtATATATTCAATTATTAAATGTTTTCTTTATGTAAATGATGCACTGATACAGCAAAGTGAGCAGGGTATAGCCTCTTGAACTGATGTGGACATTACACAAATCTGGACCTAAGTAGACCTTACAAGGGTAGCTTAACTCTATCTCCATAGCTATTCATTCTTCTGACGCATTACCAAGATTCCTATTGCATCTCTAGTGGCACATGACCCTATGCCTGGTCTCCCTGTCCCATACAGGGACCCACATCTATTACTGTTGTAACAAGGATATCTTTTCAGGTGCCGAAGGAGAGTTTGCACTCTGCAGTTCCAACAGCATCATCACAATTTTGGGAATCAGCTTCTGTTTTTAAGATGTGAATTCAAAAGGCCCCTGCCCAATGAATGGACACATGTCGAAACCCGCATCCACATTTTTTAAATTATGGATCCTTTTAAAATTCCCTAAATCACATCTAATAAAAACGTTTTATCTGTAGCTAGTGGCTGCTTGTGTCTTCTTATAAAAACATGTTAATGATATAAAAGTAGTAGACAACATATGTGCTATTTATGTTCTGACATGCTTTTCCAGGTTCCGCAAGAGGGTTTGcaatctgctgcagctccagttccATCACCATTTTGGGTATCAACTTTTGTTTCTGAAATATACATTCTTAAATCTATAGAGCAGAGTCACTTGGATGCACACCTCGCCCAGAGACTCCCAACATCAACCCTATTTACAATGTCTTACACACGAAATAAAGCTGTTTCTCAGGGAATAATGTCTGCCTCTTTTTATAATATAAGATTTAGATATGTTGTGCTTGGTAATAGTGTATTTGGACCAATAGAAGTGTCTTCTCCAGGTCTAAGTAGTACTGAATTACAATTAAGACAACATACAAAATagtgtatatagtagagatgagcgcctgaaatttttcgggttttgtgttttggttttgggttcggttccgcggccgtgttttgggttcgaccgcgttttggcaaaacctcaccgaattttttttgtcggattcgggtgtgttttggattcgggtgttttttttcaaaaaaccctaaaaaacagcttaaatcatagaatttgggggtcattttgatcccaaagtattattaacctcaaaaaccataatttacactcattttcagtctattctgaatacctcacacctcacaatattatttttagtcctaaaatttgcaccgaggtcgctgtgtgagtaagataagcgaccctagtggccgacacaaacaccgggcccatctaggagtggcactgcagtgtcacgcaggatgtcccttccaaaa
Encoded proteins:
- the LOC134935091 gene encoding gastrokine-1-like, translated to MKFLIALLGVFLTQALANDNIKINNSGNDGGSVSQQVNINNQDNIANINSLNGWNSWDSICDFGTGFAATRLYNKKICVVTKMKPTFPTLEQLSAIAKNKQQASPNTQLVTYTINQKPIVNIEEYGKHIESLCRGMPAYTAQEMPSAEGEFALCSSNSIITILGISFCF